The Clostridium sp. AWRP genome has a window encoding:
- the sigK gene encoding RNA polymerase sporulation sigma factor SigK produces MFLTNCLLDILGNVVFMTAYVTNSSSFPQPLSDEEEEYYLKKLEQGDLLAKSILVERNLRLVAHIVKKYSYPSKEVDELISIGTVGLIKAIDSFDRSKGTRLATYAAKCIENEILMLIRNNKKIRNEVYLEDPIGVDKEGNEISLMDVLSSDESSIIEIVEQKLQVKKLYSKINTCLSEREKSVVEMRYGLLEGKPRTQREIAKLLGISRSYVSRIEKKALKKLYKELNYGTG; encoded by the coding sequence GTGTTTTTAACAAATTGCTTATTAGATATCCTGGGAAATGTAGTATTTATGACGGCTTACGTTACAAATAGTAGTTCATTTCCACAACCCTTAAGTGATGAAGAGGAAGAATATTATCTCAAAAAATTAGAACAGGGAGATTTGCTTGCTAAAAGTATTTTAGTGGAGAGAAATTTAAGATTAGTAGCACATATTGTAAAAAAATATTCATATCCTAGTAAAGAAGTAGATGAGCTAATTTCCATTGGAACAGTTGGGCTTATTAAAGCAATAGATTCTTTTGACAGGTCTAAGGGAACTAGACTCGCAACATATGCAGCAAAGTGTATAGAAAATGAGATATTGATGCTTATAAGAAATAATAAGAAAATTAGAAATGAAGTATACTTGGAAGATCCTATAGGTGTTGATAAAGAAGGAAATGAAATATCTCTTATGGATGTTCTCAGTAGTGATGAAAGTTCTATAATTGAGATTGTAGAACAAAAATTACAGGTAAAAAAATTATATTCTAAAATAAACACTTGTTTATCTGAAAGAGAAAAAAGTGTTGTGGAAATGAGATATGGTCTGTTGGAGGGAAAACCAAGGACTCAAAGAGAGATAGCTAAGCTTCTAGGAATATCAAGATCTTATGTATCAAGAATTGAAAAAAAAGCTTTAAAAAAGTTGTACAAAGAATTAAATTACGGTACAGGATAA
- a CDS encoding YlbF family regulator, with protein MSISGKASELAAELKNCEEVTLLREASKEIEKSEANIKMLDDFRKIQMEAYSEQMQNGEVSEKTKQKFKNIGSVVSMNPSVNKYIQTEQRFSIMWQNVLKMLNDAIGIDFSFGTGKNKK; from the coding sequence ATGAGTATATCTGGTAAAGCAAGTGAGCTTGCAGCAGAACTTAAAAACTGTGAAGAAGTGACGTTATTAAGAGAGGCAAGTAAAGAAATAGAAAAAAGTGAAGCAAATATAAAAATGTTAGATGATTTTAGAAAAATACAAATGGAGGCTTATTCAGAGCAAATGCAAAACGGAGAGGTCTCTGAGAAAACTAAACAAAAATTTAAAAATATAGGTTCTGTAGTATCTATGAATCCTTCTGTAAACAAGTATATACAGACAGAACAGAGATTCAGCATTATGTGGCAGAATGTATTAAAGATGCTAAATGATGCCATAGGAATAGACTTTTCTTTTGGAACAGGTAAAAATAAAAAATAG
- a CDS encoding U32 family peptidase, protein MKKPELLAPAGNLEKLKTAINFGADAVYLGGSKLNLRAFADNFADNELNEGIEYAHKRGKKVFVTVNVFPHNEDLVGMEDYLKKLYELKADAILVSDPGIIMTAKEVVPNLELHLSTQANNVNWKSAMFWHNQGVKRIVLARELSLKEINEIRCHLPESCEIEAFVHGAMCMSYSGRCVLSNYMTGRDANRGQCAQPCRYKYYLMEEKRQGEYFPVFEDDRGAYILNSKDLCMIEHIPELVNSGINSLKIEGRMKSSYYVATVVKAYRRAIDAYFQNPDSYKFKKVWLDDLMKASHRVYYTGFYFGDPGRQIYETSSYIRNYDIVGIVKEYDTLKERAVIEQRNKVFDEDEVEVLRPKGDGFCIRLCDMRNEEGEKIESAPVAQMIFTAKVSSKMEKGDMLLKAKNDK, encoded by the coding sequence ATGAAAAAACCAGAACTTCTAGCACCAGCTGGTAATCTTGAAAAGCTGAAGACAGCTATAAACTTTGGTGCTGATGCAGTTTATCTTGGAGGCAGCAAACTTAATTTAAGAGCTTTTGCAGATAATTTTGCAGATAATGAATTAAATGAAGGAATAGAGTATGCCCATAAAAGGGGTAAAAAGGTATTTGTAACTGTAAATGTCTTTCCTCATAATGAAGATTTAGTGGGAATGGAAGATTACTTAAAAAAATTGTATGAATTAAAAGCAGATGCAATACTTGTATCTGATCCAGGGATAATAATGACTGCGAAAGAAGTTGTCCCAAATTTAGAACTTCATTTAAGTACACAGGCCAATAATGTGAATTGGAAATCAGCTATGTTTTGGCACAACCAAGGAGTAAAGAGAATAGTACTTGCAAGAGAATTATCGCTTAAAGAAATAAATGAGATACGATGCCATTTACCGGAGAGTTGTGAAATAGAGGCTTTTGTCCATGGCGCAATGTGTATGTCCTATTCTGGTAGATGTGTACTTTCAAATTACATGACAGGAAGAGATGCCAATAGAGGTCAATGTGCCCAGCCGTGCAGATATAAATATTATTTGATGGAAGAAAAAAGACAAGGGGAATACTTTCCGGTATTTGAAGATGATAGAGGAGCTTATATATTAAATTCTAAAGATTTATGTATGATAGAGCATATTCCTGAACTAGTTAACAGTGGTATAAATTCGTTAAAAATAGAAGGAAGAATGAAGAGTTCATATTATGTGGCTACTGTAGTAAAAGCTTATAGAAGGGCAATAGATGCCTATTTTCAAAATCCAGATTCCTATAAATTTAAAAAAGTATGGTTGGATGATTTAATGAAAGCAAGCCATAGAGTGTATTATACTGGATTCTATTTTGGAGACCCAGGCAGACAGATATATGAAACCTCTTCATATATAAGAAATTATGACATAGTAGGAATAGTGAAAGAGTATGATACCCTTAAAGAAAGGGCTGTTATAGAGCAGAGAAATAAGGTTTTTGATGAAGATGAAGTAGAAGTGCTTAGGCCTAAAGGTGATGGCTTTTGTATACGCCTTTGTGATATGAGGAATGAAGAGGGAGAAAAAATAGAATCGGCACCCGTAGCTCAAATGATATTTACAGCTAAAGTAAGTAGTAAAATGGAAAAGGGAGATATGCTTCTAAAAGCAAAAAACGATAAATAA
- the typA gene encoding translational GTPase TypA yields the protein MNLFTRNDIRNVAIIAHVDHGKTTLVDALLRQSNIFRSNEKVEERVMDSNDLEKERGITILSKNTSVMHKGIKINIVDTPGHADFGGEVERVLEMVDSVLLLVDAYEGPMPQTKFVLKKALELKLKPIVVINKIDKSDARPSEVLDEIFDLFVELGANDEQLDFPVVYCSSKAGFAKKEMEDESDNMEPLFDAIIKNVAPPQGYLDMPLQMLITTIDHNEYVGRIGVGKITRGSIKKNEQVALIRKGNKIENVKVSNLYVYDGLKKKEVDEAKLGDIVAVSGIPDINIGETIADASEPEALPFVDIDEPTLSMNFMVNDSPFAGKEGDYVTSRHLRDRLMKELETNVALKVEETDSPDCFIVSGRGELHLSVLIETMRREGYEFQVSKPTVIYKEENGKKLEPIEYLTIDVPEEFMGIVMEKLGPRKAEMVNMTSAVNGYTRLEFKIPARGLIGFRNEFMTDTKGNGIMNHVLDSYEEYKGDIPERTRGSLVVFEPGTAITYGLFNAQERGMLFIEPGTDVYEGMIAGECSRAEDIEVNVCKKKHLTNTRTSSADDALKLVPVNKMSLEKSLEFIASDELVEITPKSIRMRKRILNTDLRKKAARRK from the coding sequence ATGAATTTGTTTACAAGAAATGATATAAGAAATGTGGCAATAATAGCCCATGTCGATCATGGTAAGACCACATTGGTAGATGCATTATTAAGACAAAGCAATATATTTAGATCAAATGAAAAAGTTGAAGAGAGAGTCATGGACTCAAATGATCTTGAAAAGGAAAGAGGTATTACTATACTATCAAAGAATACTTCTGTAATGCATAAAGGAATTAAAATAAATATAGTAGATACACCAGGACATGCAGATTTTGGAGGAGAAGTAGAACGTGTACTTGAAATGGTAGATAGTGTCTTATTATTAGTAGATGCTTATGAAGGACCTATGCCTCAGACAAAATTTGTTTTGAAAAAAGCATTGGAATTAAAACTAAAACCAATAGTTGTTATAAATAAAATAGATAAGTCGGATGCAAGACCTTCTGAGGTATTGGATGAAATTTTTGATTTATTTGTAGAGTTAGGTGCTAATGATGAACAGCTTGACTTCCCTGTAGTTTATTGTTCTTCAAAAGCAGGTTTTGCTAAAAAAGAGATGGAAGACGAATCAGACAATATGGAACCTTTATTTGATGCAATAATAAAGAATGTGGCTCCACCTCAGGGATATTTAGATATGCCACTTCAAATGTTAATTACAACTATAGATCACAATGAATATGTAGGTAGAATAGGTGTAGGAAAAATAACAAGAGGAAGTATAAAGAAAAATGAGCAGGTTGCACTTATAAGAAAAGGAAATAAAATAGAGAATGTAAAAGTGTCTAACCTTTACGTTTATGATGGCCTTAAAAAGAAAGAGGTAGATGAAGCAAAACTTGGTGATATAGTTGCGGTATCAGGTATTCCTGATATAAACATAGGTGAAACTATAGCAGATGCTTCAGAACCAGAAGCTCTTCCTTTTGTAGATATAGATGAACCTACGTTGAGTATGAACTTTATGGTAAATGACTCACCATTTGCTGGAAAAGAAGGTGATTATGTAACTTCAAGACATTTGAGAGACAGACTTATGAAAGAACTTGAAACAAATGTTGCTCTTAAAGTTGAAGAAACTGATTCACCAGATTGCTTTATAGTAAGCGGCAGAGGAGAACTACATCTTTCAGTTTTAATAGAAACTATGAGAAGAGAAGGTTATGAGTTCCAGGTTTCAAAACCAACGGTTATATATAAAGAAGAAAATGGGAAAAAATTAGAACCTATTGAATATTTGACTATAGATGTACCTGAAGAGTTTATGGGAATTGTTATGGAGAAACTTGGACCTAGAAAAGCTGAAATGGTAAATATGACTTCAGCAGTTAATGGATATACAAGATTGGAATTTAAAATACCAGCAAGGGGACTTATTGGATTTAGAAATGAGTTTATGACAGATACCAAGGGAAATGGAATAATGAACCATGTATTGGATAGTTATGAAGAATACAAAGGAGATATACCGGAAAGAACAAGGGGCTCACTTGTAGTATTTGAACCAGGTACAGCTATAACTTATGGACTTTTTAATGCTCAGGAAAGAGGAATGCTTTTTATAGAACCAGGAACAGATGTATACGAGGGAATGATAGCTGGTGAATGTTCAAGAGCTGAGGATATAGAGGTAAATGTATGCAAAAAGAAGCATTTGACAAATACAAGAACTTCAAGTGCAGATGATGCATTAAAGTTAGTTCCTGTAAACAAAATGAGTCTTGAAAAATCACTAGAGTTTATAGCATCGGATGAATTAGTGGAGATTACTCCTAAGAGCATAAGAATGAGAAAGAGGATATTAAATACAGATCTTAGAAAAAAGGCTGCAAGGAGAAAATAG
- a CDS encoding penicillin-binding transpeptidase domain-containing protein, which yields MFEINRNVIKKRQYFLFIVIILIFSVLYFKILEVQYFRWNKLSVMADSQYSYKEDLTDANYKLFDSYGRQLMSYNKKYYVVILPQVFLKDNQNADSEKVLTLVYTLRNYNSSYDLSKIAALNSSQKVYYEIDASTYNKLKDVKGVNGFYTYIYSPLNRSGVWSIENLLENPRRTQDNKMKSESSLEMQIYNKTKNNEKPQVVFERDVNGNIIGKKTNSPKNNVNVRLTVDKDIEDKIKAVLNSSENKNYGQIGVVLMEANTGKIKALVQKDDNKPNVNLGVSTNHGFFPGSIFKVLVEEAGLDKNIINVNDKFTCRGLYEEKDESHHGTLTPEGALTLSCNDIFSQIGNKVGFNNFYDNAKSQGLFEKVLNLDSEKEGRFEVKNPSYSDGSLGLAAIGQNVRITPLEAISIPNTVINDGVYVRPYIVDSYVDDKNNIIGEVNTTSNAVIEKSTAEEMKKQMINVVDMGTAKSAYINGMEVGGKTGSTQRMELTGSSKTAQEHSDGWFSGFFKANGRYYSMVVFVKDINKDSQSGGNTAAPIFKNIILKVQQYLK from the coding sequence ATGTTCGAGATTAATAGAAATGTAATTAAAAAAAGACAGTATTTTTTATTTATAGTAATTATTTTAATATTTTCAGTATTATATTTTAAAATATTAGAGGTCCAATATTTTAGATGGAACAAATTAAGTGTAATGGCAGACTCTCAGTATTCTTACAAAGAAGATCTAACAGATGCCAATTACAAATTGTTTGATTCTTATGGAAGGCAGCTTATGAGTTACAATAAAAAATATTATGTGGTAATATTGCCGCAAGTGTTTTTAAAAGATAATCAAAATGCAGATTCAGAGAAAGTTTTGACACTTGTATACACCCTTAGAAATTATAATAGTAGCTATGATTTGTCTAAGATAGCTGCACTAAATAGCAGTCAAAAAGTATATTATGAAATTGACGCAAGCACGTATAATAAACTAAAAGATGTAAAGGGTGTAAATGGATTTTATACCTATATATACTCCCCATTAAATAGGAGTGGAGTGTGGAGTATAGAAAATTTACTTGAAAATCCTAGAAGAACCCAGGATAATAAAATGAAATCTGAAAGTTCTTTAGAAATGCAGATATACAATAAAACTAAGAATAACGAAAAACCCCAGGTAGTATTTGAAAGGGATGTAAATGGAAATATAATAGGAAAAAAGACCAATTCACCTAAAAATAATGTAAATGTTAGGTTGACTGTAGATAAAGATATAGAAGATAAAATAAAAGCAGTGTTAAATAGCAGCGAAAATAAAAACTATGGTCAGATTGGTGTAGTTTTAATGGAGGCAAATACAGGAAAAATAAAGGCTCTAGTGCAAAAAGATGATAATAAGCCAAATGTAAATTTAGGGGTTTCTACTAATCATGGATTTTTCCCTGGATCTATATTTAAAGTTTTAGTGGAGGAAGCAGGACTTGATAAGAATATTATAAATGTAAATGATAAGTTTACATGCAGAGGACTTTATGAAGAAAAAGATGAATCACATCATGGAACTTTGACTCCAGAAGGAGCACTTACACTATCGTGTAATGATATATTTTCTCAAATAGGTAATAAAGTTGGATTTAATAATTTTTATGACAATGCAAAATCTCAAGGATTGTTTGAGAAAGTATTAAATTTGGATAGTGAAAAAGAGGGCCGATTTGAGGTGAAAAACCCAAGTTATAGTGATGGAAGTCTCGGACTTGCGGCTATAGGTCAAAATGTCAGAATAACTCCACTAGAAGCTATAAGCATACCTAATACAGTTATAAATGATGGAGTATATGTTAGACCGTACATAGTAGATAGTTATGTAGATGATAAAAATAATATTATAGGAGAAGTTAATACTACAAGTAATGCTGTAATTGAGAAATCTACAGCAGAGGAAATGAAGAAGCAGATGATAAATGTAGTTGACATGGGTACAGCAAAATCAGCGTATATAAATGGCATGGAAGTAGGAGGAAAAACTGGAAGCACACAGAGGATGGAACTTACTGGGAGCAGCAAAACTGCACAGGAACACTCAGATGGATGGTTTTCAGGCTTTTTTAAAGCAAATGGAAGATATTATTCAATGGTAGTTTTTGTTAAAGATATAAATAAAGACAGCCAAAGTGGTGGAAATACCGCAGCCCCTATTTTTAAAAATATAATTTTGAAAGTACAGCAGTATTTAAAGTGA
- a CDS encoding O-methyltransferase: MSGVAYEYMENYIRSLIGEHDGILNEMEEYARLNSVPIVHKEVARFLELMITVKKPLKILELGTAIGYSAILMSLSSHKKSHITTVERDKHMIEIARENVEKYKFKQHIDIIEGDCLEVLKSMQEQYDFIFMDAGKAHYNHFLPYCLKLLNEEGMIVADNALFRGMIASDELVKRRKITIVKRMREYLNTISDHDKFITSIIPMGDGIAVTVRRN, from the coding sequence ATGAGCGGTGTTGCATATGAATACATGGAAAATTATATAAGATCATTGATAGGAGAACATGATGGAATATTAAATGAGATGGAAGAGTACGCTAGATTAAATTCTGTTCCAATAGTCCATAAGGAAGTGGCAAGATTTTTAGAACTTATGATAACTGTGAAAAAGCCCTTAAAAATTTTAGAGCTTGGAACTGCAATTGGTTACTCTGCTATTCTCATGAGCTTAAGTTCTCACAAAAAAAGTCATATAACAACAGTTGAAAGAGATAAGCACATGATAGAAATCGCCAGGGAAAATGTAGAAAAATATAAATTTAAGCAGCACATTGATATTATAGAAGGAGACTGCCTGGAAGTACTTAAAAGTATGCAGGAACAATATGATTTTATATTTATGGATGCAGGCAAAGCACACTATAATCATTTTTTACCTTATTGTTTAAAACTTTTAAATGAAGAAGGCATGATAGTAGCAGATAATGCATTATTTAGGGGAATGATTGCCTCAGATGAATTGGTGAAGAGAAGAAAGATAACTATAGTAAAAAGAATGAGAGAGTACTTAAATACCATATCTGATCATGATAAATTTATAACATCAATTATACCTATGGGAGATGGTATAGCTGTTACAGTGAGGAGGAATTAA
- a CDS encoding type IV pilus twitching motility protein PilT, producing the protein MLSLKDLLEITIKEEASDLHLTVGIPPVIRVNGELEVLGKEKLQPADTERFSKEILDKDYDKYMKIGEIDISFSVAGLGRFRVNVFKQRGSNAIAVRVVGLKIPTLNELKFPQVIKNLLSYKKGLILVTGPTGCGKSTTLAAMINEINCTRASHIITLEDPIEYLHKHNKSIINQREIGKDSISYANALKAVLREDPDVILVGEMRDLETISVVLTASETGHLVFSTLHTIGAAKTIDRVVDVFPPYQQQQIKIQLAAVLRGIVSQQLIHREDGKGRVAAVETMIATPAIKNMIREGKTYQIESSMQTGSKYGMKTMDIALAELYKKGLISYESAIAYACDANIITKIISL; encoded by the coding sequence TTGCTATCACTAAAAGACTTATTAGAAATAACTATTAAAGAAGAGGCATCAGATTTGCACCTTACTGTAGGTATACCTCCTGTAATAAGAGTAAATGGAGAACTTGAAGTACTTGGAAAGGAAAAATTACAGCCAGCAGATACAGAAAGATTTAGTAAAGAAATATTAGATAAAGATTATGATAAATATATGAAAATTGGAGAAATCGATATATCATTTTCTGTAGCTGGGCTTGGTAGATTTAGAGTAAATGTTTTTAAGCAAAGGGGGAGTAATGCTATTGCAGTGAGAGTTGTAGGATTGAAAATACCTACTTTAAATGAACTTAAATTTCCACAGGTAATAAAAAATCTTTTATCTTATAAAAAAGGACTGATTTTGGTAACAGGTCCTACAGGTTGTGGAAAAAGTACAACTTTAGCAGCTATGATAAATGAAATAAATTGTACAAGAGCTTCACATATAATAACTCTAGAAGATCCTATAGAATATTTACATAAGCACAACAAGTCTATAATAAATCAGAGGGAAATAGGGAAAGATTCTATTAGCTATGCTAATGCCTTAAAGGCAGTGCTTAGAGAAGATCCAGATGTAATTTTAGTGGGAGAAATGAGAGACCTTGAAACTATATCTGTTGTGCTTACTGCTTCTGAAACTGGACATCTGGTATTTTCAACGTTACATACTATAGGAGCAGCTAAAACTATAGATAGAGTTGTAGATGTATTTCCACCTTATCAACAACAGCAGATAAAAATACAATTAGCAGCAGTTTTAAGGGGAATAGTATCTCAGCAGCTTATACATAGAGAAGATGGTAAGGGAAGAGTGGCAGCAGTTGAGACTATGATCGCCACTCCTGCCATTAAAAATATGATAAGAGAAGGAAAAACCTATCAAATAGAATCTTCAATGCAAACAGGATCAAAGTATGGCATGAAGACTATGGATATAGCACTGGCAGAACTTTATAAAAAAGGATTAATATCTTATGAATCTGCCATTGCTTATGCTTGTGATGCAAATATAATAACTAAAATAATTTCTTTATAG
- a CDS encoding ribonuclease J: MRKEKDKVKVIPLGGLGEIGKNLTVIEYKNDIIVIDCGMSFPDADMLGIDIVIPDITYLKKNIDRVRGIFLTHGHEDHIGALPYVLKEINVPVYGTKLTLGIVESKLREHNLNDVVKLKCVKAKDVIKLDSMSVEFIRTSHSIADSTALAIHTPIGIIFHTGDFKVDYTPIDGSVIDFARLAELGKKGVILMLADSTNVERPGYTMSERTVGKTFQRFFSLAKNRIIVATFASNIHRIQQVITAAEKYDRKVAISGRSMENIMEVATNLGYIDIKKNTLINIDNINRYPGNRIVIITTGSQGEPMSALSRMAASEHKKVNIIPGDTIIISANPIPGNEKLVSGVINQLFKKGAEVIYEALADVHVSGHACQEELKLIHTLVKPKFFMPVHGEYRHLKQHKDLAISLGMPSNNVIIADNGDVIEVSRDSIKKTGTVVSGQIFVDGLGVGDVGNIVLRDRRHLSQDGILTVVITIEKQTGTVIAGPDIISRGFVYVRESEDLMEEAKELVRGALNECEEKHITEWASIKSNVKEVLRSFLYEKTKRKPMILPIIMEI; the protein is encoded by the coding sequence TTGCGTAAAGAAAAAGATAAAGTAAAAGTCATTCCATTAGGTGGTCTAGGTGAAATAGGAAAGAATCTTACAGTAATAGAGTATAAAAATGACATAATAGTAATTGATTGTGGCATGAGTTTCCCAGATGCAGATATGCTGGGCATAGATATAGTTATACCCGATATTACTTATTTGAAAAAGAATATTGACAGGGTGAGAGGAATATTTTTAACTCATGGACATGAAGACCATATAGGAGCGTTACCTTATGTGCTAAAAGAAATCAATGTTCCTGTGTACGGTACGAAGTTAACCCTGGGTATTGTTGAGAGTAAGTTAAGAGAACATAACTTAAATGATGTAGTAAAATTAAAGTGTGTAAAGGCAAAGGACGTAATTAAATTGGATAGTATGTCTGTGGAATTTATAAGAACTAGCCATAGTATAGCTGATTCAACTGCCCTTGCAATACACACACCAATAGGCATTATATTTCATACTGGCGATTTTAAGGTAGATTATACACCTATTGATGGAAGTGTAATTGATTTTGCCAGGCTTGCAGAACTGGGTAAAAAGGGTGTAATCCTTATGTTAGCAGATAGTACTAATGTAGAAAGACCGGGGTACACTATGTCTGAAAGGACTGTAGGAAAAACTTTTCAAAGGTTTTTTTCACTTGCAAAAAATAGAATAATAGTGGCTACATTTGCCTCTAATATTCATAGAATACAGCAGGTAATTACTGCTGCTGAAAAATATGACAGGAAAGTTGCAATTTCTGGAAGAAGTATGGAAAATATAATGGAGGTAGCTACCAATTTAGGATATATAGATATTAAAAAGAATACTCTTATTAATATAGATAATATAAATAGATATCCGGGTAATAGAATAGTTATAATAACTACTGGAAGTCAAGGCGAACCTATGTCGGCTCTTTCAAGAATGGCAGCTTCCGAACATAAGAAAGTAAATATTATTCCAGGAGATACGATAATAATTTCAGCAAATCCTATACCTGGAAATGAAAAATTAGTTTCTGGAGTTATAAACCAACTGTTTAAAAAGGGAGCAGAAGTAATATATGAAGCATTGGCAGATGTGCATGTTTCAGGTCATGCTTGTCAGGAAGAGTTAAAATTAATTCATACTCTTGTAAAACCTAAATTTTTTATGCCAGTGCATGGAGAATACAGGCATTTGAAGCAGCATAAAGACCTTGCCATAAGCCTAGGAATGCCTTCAAACAATGTAATTATAGCAGATAATGGAGATGTAATAGAAGTTTCCAGAGACTCTATAAAGAAAACGGGTACAGTAGTATCTGGACAGATATTTGTAGATGGACTTGGAGTAGGAGATGTTGGAAATATAGTTTTAAGAGACAGAAGACATCTTTCACAAGATGGTATACTTACAGTAGTAATTACCATTGAAAAACAAACGGGTACTGTTATTGCTGGTCCTGATATAATATCCAGAGGGTTTGTATACGTAAGGGAATCAGAAGATTTAATGGAAGAAGCAAAGGAACTTGTACGAGGTGCATTAAATGAATGTGAGGAGAAACACATTACTGAATGGGCAAGTATAAAGTCAAATGTAAAAGAAGTCCTCAGATCATTCTTATACGAAAAGACAAAGAGAAAACCAATGATATTACCTATAATTATGGAAATATAG
- a CDS encoding glycosyltransferase family 2 protein has protein sequence MSIFKELIHNASRVLTYTVYIISIYYLFISIFGIRRKKDTVEVKPEKSFALVVAAHNEEVVIDDIIESLKKLDYPKALYDIFVIADNCTDKTALKARKKGAIVYERFTEGKRGKGYALEWMFDKIFKMKKKYDAVAIFDADNLVNRNFLKEMNKQLCKGYKVVQGYLDSKNPCDTWITGSYSIAFWTCNRMFQLARSNLGLSTQLGGTGFCIDITVLKKLGWGATCLTEDLEFTCKLILNGYKVGWAHDAIIYDEKPLTLFQSWKQRKRWMQGFADVSSRYFFKLLIKSIKSCNFVLLDCAFYSIQPIVTVLIGISAISGVIQYFMKTYNLISNFNTVVYSINFDLFTIIAVLFSILQFVYTPFVLILEKKLDLRIFGYYIIYPLYVITWFPISLQGIIYKNDKEWNHTIHSRSVKIKDLEKAN, from the coding sequence TTGAGCATTTTTAAGGAATTAATTCATAATGCCTCTCGTGTTTTAACTTATACAGTTTATATAATATCTATTTATTATTTGTTTATATCAATTTTTGGCATACGAAGAAAGAAAGATACTGTAGAGGTAAAACCAGAAAAAAGTTTTGCATTAGTTGTTGCAGCTCACAATGAAGAAGTTGTAATTGATGATATTATAGAAAGTTTAAAAAAACTTGATTATCCTAAGGCATTATATGACATTTTTGTAATTGCAGATAACTGTACAGATAAAACTGCATTAAAGGCTAGAAAAAAAGGAGCCATTGTGTATGAAAGATTTACCGAAGGAAAAAGAGGTAAAGGTTATGCACTGGAGTGGATGTTTGATAAGATCTTTAAGATGAAAAAAAAATATGATGCTGTTGCTATATTTGATGCTGATAATTTGGTTAATAGAAATTTCTTGAAGGAGATGAATAAGCAGCTTTGCAAAGGCTATAAAGTTGTTCAGGGTTATTTGGATAGTAAGAACCCTTGTGATACGTGGATTACAGGAAGTTATTCTATAGCATTTTGGACCTGTAACAGGATGTTTCAACTAGCTAGAAGTAATTTAGGTCTGTCAACTCAACTTGGTGGAACTGGTTTTTGCATAGACATAACTGTTTTAAAAAAATTAGGTTGGGGTGCCACGTGTCTTACGGAAGATTTGGAGTTTACATGTAAATTGATATTGAATGGTTATAAGGTAGGATGGGCTCATGATGCCATAATATATGATGAAAAGCCACTTACGCTTTTCCAGTCTTGGAAACAGAGAAAAAGATGGATGCAGGGATTTGCAGATGTATCCAGCAGATATTTTTTTAAACTTTTGATAAAATCAATAAAAAGTTGCAATTTTGTACTTCTTGATTGTGCATTTTATAGTATTCAACCTATAGTAACTGTTCTTATAGGAATTTCTGCTATAAGTGGTGTAATTCAATATTTTATGAAGACATATAATTTAATATCTAATTTCAATACAGTTGTATACTCTATAAATTTTGATTTGTTTACGATTATAGCGGTACTATTTTCTATATTACAATTTGTATATACTCCTTTTGTACTTATTTTAGAAAAAAAATTAGATCTTAGGATATTTGGGTATTACATAATTTATCCTCTATATGTTATAACATGGTTTCCAATTTCTCTTCAAGGAATTATATACAAAAACGATAAAGAATGGAATCATACTATTCACAGTAGAAGTGTAAAGATAAAAGATTTAGAAAAAGCTAATTAA